In a single window of the Hoyosella subflava DQS3-9A1 genome:
- a CDS encoding alpha/beta fold hydrolase, with protein MRPPNREVRLDHGWLSYVEAGEGPAMLLVHGLGGNWQNWLTNVETLASRHRVIALDLPGFGRSDPFRGKVTMARYVDVLFELLDKRGVETATLVGNSMGGLLTIEAAAQRPERVDAAILACSAGVPLTHRRYRSALIPFALGLNETFQRGRPRRALLASPLLRRKIAARILQAPDDVDQNHLVELLGGLGAAGFGAALRAGAHHDARAQARQIRCPTLVLAGGHDRLLPPWMASQLHDLIPNSTLVVWDDTGHCPMIEHPARFNALVSEFVS; from the coding sequence GTGAGGCCGCCTAATCGCGAGGTTCGTCTCGATCACGGATGGCTGTCATACGTGGAGGCTGGCGAGGGGCCCGCCATGTTGCTCGTCCATGGTCTCGGCGGCAACTGGCAGAATTGGCTCACCAACGTTGAGACCCTCGCTAGCCGACATCGCGTCATTGCGCTTGATCTTCCTGGCTTTGGCCGCTCGGATCCCTTTCGCGGCAAGGTGACCATGGCCCGCTATGTCGATGTTCTATTCGAGTTGCTCGACAAGCGTGGAGTCGAAACTGCTACCTTGGTGGGCAATTCGATGGGTGGACTGCTCACCATCGAGGCGGCAGCTCAGCGCCCCGAGCGCGTCGACGCCGCGATCCTCGCCTGCTCGGCAGGCGTGCCATTGACTCACCGTCGCTACCGTTCTGCGCTGATCCCGTTTGCGCTGGGGCTGAACGAAACGTTTCAGCGCGGGCGCCCCCGCCGGGCATTGCTCGCAAGTCCCCTTCTGCGGCGGAAGATCGCTGCGCGAATACTGCAGGCCCCGGATGACGTTGACCAAAATCACCTGGTCGAGTTGCTCGGTGGTTTGGGGGCAGCCGGGTTCGGTGCCGCATTGCGCGCGGGCGCTCACCACGACGCGCGAGCACAAGCGCGGCAGATACGGTGTCCAACTCTCGTCCTCGCGGGCGGTCACGACCGTCTCCTGCCCCCGTGGATGGCCTCACAACTGCACGATCTGATCCCGAATTCGACCTTGGTCGTATGGGACGACACAGGACACTGCCCGATGATTGAACACCCGGCACGCTTCAACGCGTTGGTCTCCGAGTTCGTTTCATAG
- a CDS encoding LuxR C-terminal-related transcriptional regulator, giving the protein MDDTGVTARRAVAALDELTLLLGPDRAPVADASMDPITLEQWVEDGLARLRDILAAHAGADAIPMALLAVELAEIRSAMTGERATRRLDGLLRVQRALARLRAVGSVDQMLVKAPQVLCELCGFEVAMLWQVKDGRTTPAAAFSKRDPGFADKVQRQALKRPSMELDPDGVEGEMLRRRAPVVVHDALNDPRVRTDLTRLAGISSYVAAPVMPEGRVIGFLHASTMRHDDIIDRDVLWAFAEGYGFALERTILLQRLHDQGERIRELVVATESVLTEIRQAGLQITIASDELNVAESLSPVRSAMMSAPDSRIHQLLTRRELEIIELLAHGDTNRHIAERLLISEYTVKSHVSQILRKLQATNRTEAVSAFMRMTGLAP; this is encoded by the coding sequence GTGGACGATACCGGTGTGACGGCACGACGCGCCGTCGCGGCACTCGACGAGCTGACGTTACTTCTCGGGCCCGACCGCGCACCAGTGGCCGACGCAAGCATGGACCCCATCACCCTCGAGCAGTGGGTTGAAGACGGCCTCGCCCGGCTACGGGACATCTTGGCTGCTCACGCCGGTGCCGACGCGATACCGATGGCGCTGCTTGCGGTGGAACTTGCCGAGATACGCTCGGCCATGACCGGTGAGCGGGCAACGCGCCGGTTGGATGGGCTACTGCGCGTGCAGCGCGCCCTCGCTCGGCTCCGCGCCGTGGGATCCGTTGACCAAATGTTGGTGAAGGCCCCCCAGGTGTTGTGCGAGCTCTGTGGCTTCGAGGTCGCCATGCTGTGGCAGGTGAAAGACGGTCGCACTACGCCGGCAGCAGCCTTCTCCAAACGTGACCCCGGTTTTGCAGACAAGGTGCAGCGCCAAGCGCTCAAAAGGCCCTCGATGGAACTGGATCCCGACGGAGTAGAGGGCGAAATGCTTCGTCGCAGAGCGCCGGTGGTTGTCCACGATGCACTCAACGATCCACGCGTCCGTACAGACCTGACTCGGTTGGCGGGCATCTCCTCGTACGTTGCGGCACCGGTGATGCCCGAGGGTCGGGTCATCGGATTCCTGCACGCGTCGACGATGCGTCACGATGACATCATCGACCGTGATGTCCTCTGGGCCTTCGCTGAAGGGTACGGATTTGCCTTAGAACGAACGATTCTTCTACAACGACTTCACGATCAGGGCGAGAGAATTCGTGAACTCGTTGTGGCAACCGAGTCGGTGTTGACCGAGATACGCCAGGCCGGCCTCCAAATTACGATCGCCAGCGATGAACTAAATGTGGCCGAGTCGCTGAGCCCCGTCAGGTCCGCAATGATGTCGGCGCCGGACTCACGGATTCACCAGCTCCTCACGCGCCGCGAACTAGAAATCATTGAACTCCTTGCTCACGGAGATACGAACCGGCATATCGCCGAGCGCCTACTCATTTCTGAGTACACCGTGAAATCACACGTGAGTCAGATCCTGCGCAAGTTGCAGGCCACCAACCGAACCGAAGCCGTTTCCGCCTTCATGCGAATGACTGGACTCGCCCCGTAG
- a CDS encoding aldehyde dehydrogenase family protein, producing the protein MDTKFSTIYLDGGFVEALSQQHSEVLNPATEHVVGVAPACGAADVDRAVAAARKALTRQDWAGTSGADRARLLERFADELTARADDMATVITSEAGFPAMLTGQVHVQQAIEFVRYFAALVATEQLSESRQTHNSPATVEIRQCPVGVVATLTPWNIPLLGALSKIAPALAAGCTVVHKPAPQTPLSSYLLADAAHAAGFPAGVFNMVPADLAGSRRLVAHPDVDMVAFTGSTAVGREVAESCAKDFRRCALELGGNAAAIILEDASVELISAGLGLTGLALNNGEACIAQRRVLVPRNRHDEIVAVLAGVAQSLKVGDPAQPDTVIGPMITRQHRDRVLDYVSEAAAAGAVVAAGGGIPADLDTGYFVEPTVLANVSNEMRAAREEIFGPVLCVIAYDTIEEAIEIAQDTEYGLSSSVWTADFARGQEVARQLRAGSVYINASLALDPAIPFGGFGSSGIGRELGPEGLNEYRETQAIFTPLG; encoded by the coding sequence CTCGGAGGTGCTAAACCCCGCCACTGAACACGTGGTAGGAGTTGCACCTGCCTGCGGCGCTGCGGATGTCGATCGCGCCGTCGCGGCGGCACGGAAGGCCCTCACCCGGCAGGACTGGGCGGGCACCTCAGGTGCTGATCGGGCTCGACTTCTCGAGCGCTTTGCCGACGAGCTGACCGCACGAGCCGATGACATGGCTACGGTGATTACCAGTGAGGCGGGCTTCCCGGCGATGCTCACCGGGCAGGTACACGTTCAGCAGGCCATCGAGTTCGTCCGTTACTTCGCCGCCCTGGTTGCAACAGAACAACTCTCGGAGTCTCGGCAGACTCACAATTCCCCTGCGACTGTCGAAATCCGGCAATGCCCCGTCGGAGTGGTCGCCACTCTGACCCCATGGAACATCCCATTGCTGGGCGCATTGTCCAAGATTGCGCCCGCGTTGGCGGCGGGCTGCACCGTTGTGCACAAGCCGGCACCGCAGACTCCGTTGTCGTCTTATCTGCTGGCAGATGCGGCCCACGCGGCGGGTTTCCCGGCCGGAGTGTTCAACATGGTGCCGGCGGATCTCGCAGGCAGCCGGCGGCTCGTCGCCCATCCCGACGTCGACATGGTCGCATTCACTGGAAGTACCGCCGTCGGGCGTGAGGTCGCCGAGTCGTGCGCGAAGGATTTCCGCAGATGCGCACTAGAGCTGGGCGGAAATGCAGCTGCCATAATTCTTGAAGATGCATCCGTGGAACTGATTAGCGCAGGCCTGGGTCTCACCGGGCTGGCCCTCAACAATGGAGAGGCCTGCATAGCGCAGCGCCGCGTCCTCGTTCCACGGAACCGCCACGATGAGATCGTTGCGGTACTGGCAGGTGTCGCGCAGTCACTGAAGGTGGGCGACCCGGCACAGCCCGACACCGTGATCGGGCCGATGATTACCAGACAGCATCGCGACCGGGTCCTGGACTATGTCAGCGAGGCGGCGGCGGCTGGTGCGGTGGTGGCTGCGGGCGGTGGCATCCCGGCAGACTTGGATACCGGGTACTTCGTTGAGCCGACGGTGCTCGCGAACGTGTCCAATGAAATGCGAGCCGCTCGAGAGGAGATCTTCGGACCGGTGCTGTGCGTCATCGCGTACGACACCATCGAGGAGGCAATTGAAATTGCCCAGGACACCGAATATGGCCTTTCAAGCTCGGTCTGGACCGCCGACTTCGCGCGCGGCCAGGAAGTCGCACGGCAGCTGCGGGCTGGGTCGGTCTACATCAATGCCAGCCTTGCCCTCGACCCCGCGATTCCATTCGGAGGATTCGGATCGTCCGGTATCGGGCGGGAACTTGGCCCCGAAGGGCTCAACGAATATCGGGAGACACAGGCCATTTTCACGCCGTTGGGGTAG